One Pleurodeles waltl isolate 20211129_DDA chromosome 3_2, aPleWal1.hap1.20221129, whole genome shotgun sequence genomic window carries:
- the LOC138286663 gene encoding indian hedgehog protein-like — protein sequence MGAEAEQDDLAPFPDDHLRPKADPGPAELYDGCFPAMALVTLSNGKKIPVSELTSGHRVLCMDEEGHFTYGDFLIYLDRDFAAVREFHVLETQSPPRRLALTASHLLFVADELNVPPKDFYPLFASLVRPGQYILTAGALQPQPARVVSVSTQTDSASYAPLTSHGTLIVDDVVVSCFAVVQSHHLAQLVFWPLRFYHRVGGLGVQAEGMHWYSRLLYFLGKGILSKKAFHSSAHPQIKAKLNRA from the coding sequence ACCCTGGCCCTGCGGAATTGTACGACGGATGCTTCCCTGCGATGGCCCTGGTAACACTAAGCAACGGCAAGAAGATCCCTGTGTCGGAGCTGACCAGTGGTCACCGGGTGCTGTGCATGGATGAGGAGGGACACTTCACTTATGGTGATTTCTTAATCTACCTGGACAGAGACTTTGCAGCTGTGAGAGAGTTCCACGTGCTCGAGACACAGAGTCCACCCCGCCGACTTGCCCTCACTGCATCCCACTTGCTCTTTGTGGCGGATGAGTTGAACGTGCCACCTAAGGACTTCTACCCTCTGTTTGCCAGCCTTGTGCGGCCTGGACAGTACATCCTCACAGCGGGAGCACTTCAGCCACAGCCTGCTAGGGTGGTTTCTGTCTCCACCCAAACTGACTCAGCTTCCTATGCCCCCCTCACTAGTCATGGCACACTGATAGTGGATGATGTAGTGGTGTCCTGCTTTGCTGTGGTCCAAAGTCATCATCTAGCGCAGCTGGTCTTCTGGCCACTGCGATTTTACCACAGGGTAGGCGGGCTGGGGGTGCAGGCAGAGGGCATGCACTGGTACTCTAGGCTTCTCTACTTCCTCGGCAAAGGCATTCTGTCGAAGAAAGCGTTCCACTCAAGTGCACATCCTCAAATCAAAGCTAAGCTCAACAGGGCTTAA